The following is a genomic window from Thermodesulfobacteriota bacterium.
AGGCGTACCCCGGGCAGGCAAGGAGAATAATGATGGGGCTCTGGGGAGTGCTGAAACAGTTCCTCTACGTTAAATACGTAATCGTCGTGGACGAGGACATAGACGTGCATAACTGGGCCGACGTCATATGGGCGCTATCGACGAGGGTCGACCCGGGCCGGGACACCGTAATTATAGAGGACACTCCCATAGACTACCTGGACTTCTCCTCCCCGAAGGAGCGGCTCGGGAGCAAGATGGGTATCGACGCGACCAATAAGGTTCCGCCCGAGACCGAGAGAAAGTGGGGCGAGAAGATCGAGATGGACCCGGAGGTGGTGGAGCTCGTCACGAAGAGGTGGAAGGAGTACGGTCTGGACTGAGGGGGTTGACATTCCCATACAAACGATATACAATATATACAAGATATATTAGGAGGTGACCGCAATGGCGACACAGATGCTTATAAGGATGGACCCCGAACTCAAGGACAGACTCTCCAGGCTTGCCCGTGCCGAGGGCACGACCACCAGCCAGATGGTCCGGGGGCTTATCGAAGACTACGTAAAGGAGAGGGACATAAGCGGATATATCGACGACCTGTGGAGCAGAATCGGCGACAAGCTGAGGGATAAAGGCGTAACGCCGGGGTCTATAGAGGAGGCCGTGAAAGAAGTCAGAAAAAACCGCCCGTGAGGGTCGTTATCGACACGAACGTCTTTGTCTCGTCCTTCCTCGGCGGAAACCCGAGAAGGATAATAGACCTCTGGAAGGACCAAAAGATAATCCTCTGCCTCTCGGCCGACATCCTCGATGAATATGTAGAGGTCTTAAACAGAATAGGTCTCAAGGACGAAGACGAACTCGCGGAGTTACTCTCGCTCTTCTCAAGCGGCTCCAACATACTCTTTACGACAAAAACACCTGATATAAAGGTAATCGAGAGCGACCCTGACGACGACAAGTTCATAGCATGCGCGGTCGCGTTAAAGGCGGACTACATTATAACGGGAGATAAAGCGGTGCTGCATATAGAAAAGTATATGGGAATAAAGATAGTGACGCCGAAGGAATTTCTGAAAAGTGCAGACTGAAGCTCAAAAGTTCGACGCCTTCAAGCGGGA
Proteins encoded in this region:
- a CDS encoding putative toxin-antitoxin system toxin component, PIN family; the encoded protein is MRVVIDTNVFVSSFLGGNPRRIIDLWKDQKIILCLSADILDEYVEVLNRIGLKDEDELAELLSLFSSGSNILFTTKTPDIKVIESDPDDDKFIACAVALKADYIITGDKAVLHIEKYMGIKIVTPKEFLKSAD
- a CDS encoding ribbon-helix-helix protein, CopG family; the protein is MATQMLIRMDPELKDRLSRLARAEGTTTSQMVRGLIEDYVKERDISGYIDDLWSRIGDKLRDKGVTPGSIEEAVKEVRKNRP